Genomic window (Chloroflexota bacterium):
CACATCAAGGGCGTGGTGACCGCCTTTCGCAAGCACGCCAAGGAGGCGGGCCGGGACCCGGCGAAGCTTGGCGTGGATGCCAGCGTGGTGCTGGCGAAATCGTCCATCGAGCAGTGCGCGGCGCAAGCGGCCGAGTGGAAGGCCTTCGGCGCGACGCACGTGCGCATCAATACGATGGATGCAGGCGTCACCGGCGCGCAGGGGCACATCGAGGCGATGCGGAAGTGGCGCGAGGCGCTGCGGCAGCGGGGGATCTGAGAGAGATAGCCACAGGTAGCCAGGCATCGCAAGAGCAGGGACGCGTCTCGCGCACCGAAACAAGTGAGGGATTCAGTAGAACCCTGGACTATTCGCCCCGGATACGGCTCAGCAACTTAGAGGCTCCCGGGGTTTCCGGATTCAGCTGGGACAAGTCGATAGCAGCACATGTCTCGCTGATTCTCTTATCGGCCACCACAACATACATCGCTTCGTCGTCCAGCGCCTCTTGAAGTCGGCGCGCAGTCGCCACATGCAGGGCGTCACCCGCTCGCAGCGGGTAGTCCGGCAGCAGCGCTAACGCCTCTGTGACAAGCGCGCTTTGGAGTGGTAGCACGATGATGGCATACCTATTCAGGTCCTCGGCAAGCGTCCCCACAATCATGCTGTAACGCGCTTGGGTTATCTCTCCATTTTTAAGCAACCTGGCTGAGGAAGAGCTGATCTCGAAAATGGTCAGATGGGAAGTGACGAA
Coding sequences:
- a CDS encoding type II toxin-antitoxin system VapC family toxin; this encodes MAVYYLEASALMKLYKSEAGSDIVTELVRNKATDETFVTSHLTIFEISSSSARLLKNGEITQARYSMIVGTLAEDLNRYAIIVLPLQSALVTEALALLPDYPLRAGDALHVATARRLQEALDDEAMYVVVADKRISETCAAIDLSQLNPETPGASKLLSRIRGE